The following is a genomic window from Geoalkalibacter halelectricus.
CTGAGCAACATCGAAATCGGCTACCCCGGCGGCTTCAACCTGTGGGTCAACCACCTGGCCCTGGAGGAGGGGCGGATTTACATCCTCAGCGGCCCCAACGGCGCCGGCAAATCCACCCTGCTCCAAACCCTGGCCCTGCTCAACTGCCCCCGCCGCGGCGAGATCCGGGTCGGCGACGAACGGCTCACCTGGCGCGGCGCCCAGCTGCGCCGCCTGCGCCGCCGCATCACCCTGGTTCACCAGAATCCGTTCCTGTTCAGCGGCTCGATTCAGCACAACCTGGCCATGGGATTGGCCCTGCGCGGCATACGCGGCGACGAGCAGCGCCGCCGCATCGAGCAGAGCCTGGAGGCCGTGGGCCTGAGCGAATTCGCCCGGCGCCCGGCACGCAAACTCTCCGGGGGCGAAACCCGTCGCGTGGCCCTGGCGCGCGCCCTGGCCTTGCGGCCTGACATACTGCTGCTTGACGAACCCACCGCCAACCTCGATCGCGAAACCGTCGCCACCTTCGAGGAAGTCATCCAGATCCTGCCCGCCCAGGGCATCACCGTGGTCATGGCCAGCCACGATCCCGGCC
Proteins encoded in this region:
- a CDS encoding energy-coupling factor ABC transporter ATP-binding protein, with protein sequence MALLTLSNIEIGYPGGFNLWVNHLALEEGRIYILSGPNGAGKSTLLQTLALLNCPRRGEIRVGDERLTWRGAQLRRLRRRITLVHQNPFLFSGSIQHNLAMGLALRGIRGDEQRRRIEQSLEAVGLSEFARRPARKLSGGETRRVALARALALRPDILLLDEPTANLDRETVATFEEVIQILPAQGITVVMASHDPGQPQRLGGELLRLGGGRLMPA